Part of the Paenarthrobacter sp. JL.01a genome is shown below.
GTCAGGACGGCTGCCCGGAGACCGTCGCGGAAGCCGGGCAGACCTTCGGGCGCCTGGCCACGGACGGCTGCGTAGGTGTCGGAGATGAAGGCATTGAAGCTGTCCTGGTACCCCTGTGGGTGCCCCGCGGGGAGCGTGGCGTAACGCCGGCCGCCCTGTGTGGAAAGGGTCTGCGGGCCCACGGCAATGTGTGAGGTGGAATCGACGCGCCCGATGTGCAGGGTGTCCGGTGTTTCCTGGTTGAAGCTAAAGGATGCATCCGTGCCATCGAAGGAGAACCACAGACGGTTCTTCCTCCCTGGGCTGACCTGGCTCACCACCAACGAGCCGGTGGCCCCGTTGTCGGTCTCGAAGATCAGTGTTGCCCCGTCCTCCGTTGACACCTGCGAGAAATGGCCGTGGGTTTCACGTTTCTCGTGGGCCCGGCTGGTGTTGGCCATGAGCCGGGTGATGCGGTGTCCTGTGGTGAACTCCATCAGGTCGCACCAGTGAACGCCGATGTCACCGAACGCCCTTGATGCTCCTCCGAGCGTGGAGTCGACCCTCCAGTTCGTTGCCGTCGCACCTGCCAGCCAGTCCTGCAGGTAGGACCCGTGGAGCATCCAGAGGCTGCCCGCGTCCCCGTTGAGGATACGGTCCCTGGCCTCACGGACCGCCGGATAGAACCGGTAGACGAAGGGGACACCGGTCACGACGTTGGCCTGTTCCGCGAGGGATGTCAGTTCCTTGGCATCCTCGACGCTGGTGGCCAAGGGTTTCTCGCACACCACTGCCTTGCCTGCCGCGATGGCCAGGCGCGCCAGACCCGCGTGCGTGGCGTTGGGAGTGCAGATATGGACAACGTCCACATCGTCCCGTGCGATCAGTGATTCCGCGGAATCGGCTGGGGCGAGCGCACCAAAGCGAGTGACGGCGGCTTCAGCACTGGCCCGGCTGCTGCCGGCAATGGCACTGATGGTGCCTCCAGCCGCGCGGACGGCGTGAAAGTGTACTGCACCCATGAACCCCGTGCCGATGATGCCTGCGCGTGGTGTAAACGTCATGCCCGGTCACTTCTTCCGGGCGAGGGCGACAGCCAGGATGATGATCGCGCCGCGGACCACCTGCTGCTGGCTGCTGTCCAGGCCTGCCAGGATCAGTCCGTTGTTGATCAGGCCGATCAGGAGGGCGCCGAAGAGAGTTCCGATGATGGAGCCGAAACCGCCGAAGAGACTGGTACTGCCCAGAATGACTGCCGCGATGGCCGAGAGTTCATCGCCTGCACCCCACTGGAACCGTCCCGACTGGAGGCGGCCTGCGTAGAGCATTCCGGCAACGCTGGCTACCATGCCCGAGATCAGCAGCACCTGGAATTTGATGCGCTTGGTGTTGATTCCAGTGAACTCGGAGGCGTTGCGGTTGCCACCGGTGGCCAGGACCTGGCGGCCGAAGCGGGTGCGGTTCAAGACGACGGCGCCGATGGCCACAAAGATGCCGCTCCAGACCACCAGGCCGGGGATGGGACCGAAGTTGCCGGAA
Proteins encoded:
- a CDS encoding Gfo/Idh/MocA family protein, yielding MTFTPRAGIIGTGFMGAVHFHAVRAAGGTISAIAGSSRASAEAAVTRFGALAPADSAESLIARDDVDVVHICTPNATHAGLARLAIAAGKAVVCEKPLATSVEDAKELTSLAEQANVVTGVPFVYRFYPAVREARDRILNGDAGSLWMLHGSYLQDWLAGATATNWRVDSTLGGASRAFGDIGVHWCDLMEFTTGHRITRLMANTSRAHEKRETHGHFSQVSTEDGATLIFETDNGATGSLVVSQVSPGRKNRLWFSFDGTDASFSFNQETPDTLHIGRVDSTSHIAVGPQTLSTQGGRRYATLPAGHPQGYQDSFNAFISDTYAAVRGQAPEGLPGFRDGLRAAVLTEAVVASAARQSWVDVPTSDGPSEFHTSYPAAERQMQ